A portion of the Cryptomeria japonica chromosome 5, Sugi_1.0, whole genome shotgun sequence genome contains these proteins:
- the LOC131035296 gene encoding pectate lyase 1-like — protein sequence MVFFFVSFQTSLSTSQYNVIDECWRSDPNWEHNRMKLADCAAGFGSRANGGKGGRIYTVTSSDDNPANPEPGTLRHASTLRGAVWIIFARDMQIQLKLPLFVSSHTTIDGRGASVTISNGACIRVSNVRHIIIHGLTIHDCWESSPGHVLISKARGVVNIYQQDGDAISIESSRDVWIDHNTLSHCADGLVDVTLGSAAITVSNNRFFSHNEVMLLGNSDSDLVDKHMRVTVAFNHFGPGLMQRMPRARLGYVHVVNNYYEPWGIYAIGGTSNPTILSQANVFVAPDDYTKKQVTQHKDNSYSSSVWRSKRDLFLKGAYFEQSGEGKKIPMYRRGERFRVEKAKFVPVLTKDAGALLCVRNRPC from the exons ATGGTTTTCTTTTTTGTTTCCTTTCAGACTTCCTTGTCAACATCCCAATACAATGTAATCGATGAGTGCTGGAGAAGCGATCCCAATTGGGAACACAACAGAATGAAGCTTGCAGATTGTGCTGCGGGCTTTGGAAGCCGAGCCAATGGAGGCAAAGGAGGAAGGATTTACACTGTCACAAGCTCTGACGACAACCCTGCAAATCCAGAGCCCGGGACACTGAGACATGCATCAACCCTTCGTGGGGCAGTGTGGATAATATTTGCCAGGGATATGCAGATACAACTTAAGTTGCCCCTGTTTGTTTCAAGCCACACGACAATTGATGGAAGGGGTGCGAGTGTCACCATCAGTAACGGGGCCTGCATTCGTGTGTCGAATGTAAGGCACATTATAATTCATGGATTGACCATCCATGACTGTTGGGAAAGCTCCCCCGGTCACGTTCTGATTTCAAAAGCCAGAGGGGTGGTGAACATATACCAACAAGATGGTGATGCAATATCTATTGAGAGTTCCAGGGATGTTTGGATTGATCATAACACTCTGTCTCATTGTGCGGATGGGCTGGTAGACGTGACTCTTGGTTCAGCCGCCATCACTGTCTCTAACAACCGGTTTTTCAGTCATAACGAG GTGATGTTATTAGGTAATAGTGATTCAGATCTAGTTGATAAACACATGAGGGTGACAGTTGCCTTCAATCATTTTGGACCTGGACTCATGCAACGAATGCCAAG AGCTAGATTAGGATATGTACATGTAGTGAATAACTACTATGAACCATGGGGAATATACGCTATTGGAGGAACTTCGAATCCCACCATCTTGAGCCAAGCGAATGTGTTTGTTGCTCCAGATGACTATACAAAGAAGCAAGTCACACAGCACAAGGACAATTCATATTCTTCTAGCGTGTGGAGATCCAAGCGAGATTTATTTTTAAAGGGAGCATACTTTGAGCAGTCAGGTGAAGGGAAAAAAATCCCAATGTATAGAAGAGGAGAAAGATTTCGAGTTGAAAAGGCCAAATTTGTACCAGTTTTGACGAAGGATGCAGGGGCTTTATTATGTGTACGAAATAGGCCTTGCTAg